From a single Myxocyprinus asiaticus isolate MX2 ecotype Aquarium Trade chromosome 47, UBuf_Myxa_2, whole genome shotgun sequence genomic region:
- the LOC127437020 gene encoding uncharacterized protein KIAA0930 homolog, with the protein MAALPGPAEPDQSLQHMLKAIVDERNRLNIRQDLSGLGCFKDDRIVFWTWMFSTYFMEKWAPRQDDMLFYVRRKLSYVSADNTEGKKVEVEVYRRDSKKLPGLGDPDIDWEESVYLNLILQKLDYVVTCAVCTRSDAGDIHIHKKKSQQVFASPSKHPMDSKGEESKMSYPNIFFMIDNFEEVFSDMTVGEGEMVCVELVASDKANTFQGVIFQGSIRYEALKKVYDNRVSVAAKMAQRMSFGFYKYNNMEFVRMKGPQGKGHAEMAVSRVPTGDTSPCGTEEDQDSPLHERVTSFSTPPTPERNRPSFFSPSLRRKVPRNRIAEMKKSHSANDSEEFFREEDDEDLCNTTNLRSRSLSGTSRSLVGSWLKLNRKEDYFLLYSYLTYVTLPLHRITTDILEVRQKPILMT; encoded by the exons ggtGCTTTAAGGATGACCGGATAGTGTTCTGGACGTGGATGTTCTCCACAtactttatggagaaatgggCGCCGCGTCAGGATGATATGCTCTTCTATGTGAGACGCAAGCTTTCGTATGTCAGTGCCGACAACACAGAAGGAAAGAAG GTGGAGGTTGAAGTTTACAGAAGAGACTCGAAAAAGCTGCCTGGACTGGGTGATCCTGATATTGACTGGGAGGAGAGCGTGTATCTCAACCTTATCCTGCAGAAA CTGGACTATGTGGTCACATGTGCAGTTTGCACACGCTCAGATGCAGGAGACATTCACATCCACAAGAAGAAATCACAG CAAGTTTTTGCTTCTCCAAGCAAACACCCCATGGACAGCAAAGGTGAAGAGTCCAAAATGAGCTACCCAAACATATTCTTCATGATCGACAACTTCGAGGAG GTGTTCAGTGATATGACCGTTGGAGAAGGTGAGATGGTTTGTGTAGAGCTGGTGGCCAGTGACAAGGCCAACACGTTCCAGGGTGTGATCTTCCAAGGGTCCATCCGCTACGAAGCCCTCAAGAAAGTCTATGACAACCGG GTAAGTGTGGCAGCTAAGATGGCGCAGCGCATGTCTTTTGGCTTCTACAAGTACAACAACATGGAGTTTGTGCGGATGAAAGGGCCTCAGGGCAAAGGTCATGCTGAGATGGCTGTGAGTCGAGTGCCCACTGGTGACACCTCGCCCTGCGGCACTGAAGAAGACCAAGATTCCCCCCTCCATGAGAGG GTGACATCATTCAGCACCCCCCCAACCCCAGAGCGAAACAGACCCTCCTTCTTCTCACCATCACTGCGCCGCAAAGTGCCCCGAAACAGAATCGCTGAGATGAAGAAATCACACTCTGCAAATGACAGTGAGGAGTTCTTCAGAGAGGAAGATGATGAAG ACCTGTGCAACACCACAAACCTGCGCTCGCGATCTCTGTCTGGGACGAGTCGATCACTGGTGGGTTCTTGGCTCAAGCTGAACAGAAAAGAGGACTATTTCTTGCTGTATTCTTATCTCACCTATGTGACTCTTCCTTTGCATCGCATCACCACAG atATTCTGGAGGTGAGACAAAAGCCCATTTTGATGACATAG